A single region of the Changchengzhania lutea genome encodes:
- a CDS encoding right-handed parallel beta-helix repeat-containing protein, protein MKSTIKPFLLTCFVLFSLLSCNKEELFTEDALAEIITEEENNEEETNEDVEETAETDYTLPCDFTLNEIQANSTIIINCTLDLNGETINLPPNVTIEYEGGDIINGTLNFSEGSTIDGNILNSTLTIGGSSPQMKDTAFQFDPQRWGIVEGVVSDAVALNNKEILNIIIAQAQSMGITTFEIDKIDAYFEVSSPGNKHQEENTILIPSNFHFKMGKDCNLRVQPTHIERSALLSSRGTENVIISGGKLWGDRYTHDYKTITSRHGWGHVMMIRGVHNGIIDGVEMHEGAGDGIQIAGLEHRNNDGSLKSHGRESKNVTLKNCLINDNRRNNISMVDGTDIYIEYNTIKNSGSGDDSSEVSSNGTSPRAGIDIEAFKNNAPDNNSVYDWEKTENIHIRHNVFEENYAVDVALYNGEKAYVYENTFRSNRGISAAYSYNNKIYNNRFERPEGLMSGSAAIKLEPRYWGNGTHRIKDFEVNNNTFTGYQFAIVAGGQGHEFKNNIMTNCQRGIILIVSEDLEFDNNKITSNVDRSYGYYTFSTELSIKNCLIKNGETNVENRGLYFYNNNNDETGDITIDNVTFNGGISLNAAQNVTIKNSAFDEIKIVDCEPILINNN, encoded by the coding sequence ATGAAATCTACAATTAAACCATTTTTATTAACATGTTTTGTCTTATTTAGTTTATTGTCTTGCAATAAAGAAGAATTGTTTACAGAAGACGCATTAGCAGAAATTATTACAGAAGAGGAAAACAACGAAGAAGAAACTAATGAGGATGTTGAAGAAACAGCAGAAACTGATTACACATTGCCTTGTGATTTTACTTTGAATGAAATTCAAGCAAACTCAACTATAATTATTAATTGCACATTAGACTTAAACGGAGAAACCATTAATTTGCCTCCAAATGTGACTATCGAGTATGAAGGCGGCGATATTATTAATGGTACCTTGAACTTCTCAGAGGGGTCTACAATTGATGGTAATATTTTAAATAGTACCTTAACTATTGGAGGTTCATCCCCGCAAATGAAAGATACCGCATTTCAGTTTGACCCTCAACGTTGGGGTATTGTGGAAGGTGTTGTTTCTGATGCAGTCGCGTTAAATAATAAAGAGATTTTAAATATAATTATTGCCCAAGCCCAAAGCATGGGTATAACCACCTTTGAAATAGATAAAATAGATGCTTATTTTGAAGTATCCTCTCCGGGTAATAAGCATCAAGAAGAAAACACAATTCTTATCCCATCGAATTTTCATTTCAAAATGGGAAAGGATTGTAACTTAAGAGTGCAACCAACCCATATAGAAAGGTCAGCATTACTAAGTAGTAGAGGAACTGAAAATGTAATCATTTCGGGTGGTAAGTTATGGGGCGATCGTTATACCCATGATTATAAAACGATAACTAGTAGGCACGGCTGGGGTCATGTAATGATGATTAGAGGTGTTCACAATGGTATTATAGATGGTGTAGAGATGCATGAAGGAGCTGGTGATGGAATTCAAATTGCAGGATTAGAGCATAGAAATAACGATGGTTCATTAAAATCCCATGGAAGAGAGTCAAAGAACGTTACTTTAAAAAATTGTTTAATCAACGATAATCGTAGAAACAATATCAGTATGGTTGATGGTACAGATATTTATATTGAATATAATACCATTAAAAATTCAGGTAGTGGAGATGATAGTTCTGAAGTTAGTTCAAATGGGACATCTCCGAGAGCAGGAATAGATATTGAGGCGTTTAAAAATAATGCCCCAGACAACAATTCTGTCTATGATTGGGAGAAAACAGAAAATATACATATTAGACATAATGTTTTTGAAGAAAATTATGCTGTTGATGTCGCACTTTACAATGGTGAAAAAGCATATGTTTATGAAAATACATTTAGAAGTAACAGAGGGATTAGTGCAGCATATAGTTATAATAATAAAATTTATAACAATCGTTTTGAAAGACCAGAAGGCTTAATGTCTGGTTCAGCAGCAATAAAATTAGAACCACGTTATTGGGGGAATGGAACCCATAGAATTAAGGATTTTGAAGTAAACAATAACACGTTTACCGGATATCAATTTGCAATTGTAGCAGGAGGTCAAGGTCATGAATTTAAAAACAATATAATGACTAATTGCCAAAGAGGTATTATATTAATTGTTTCTGAAGATCTTGAATTTGATAATAATAAAATTACAAGTAACGTGGACAGGTCATATGGTTATTATACATTTTCAACAGAATTATCTATAAAAAATTGCTTAATTAAAAATGGAGAAACTAATGTAGAAAACCGTGGACTATATTTTTATAATAATAATAATGATGAAACTGGAGATATCACAATCGATAATGTAACCTTCAATGGAGGAATTTCTTTGAATGCTGCTCAAAATGTTACTATCAAAAACAGTGCTTTTGACGAGATAAAAATCGTTGATTGTGAGCCAATACTAATTAATAATAATTGA
- a CDS encoding T9SS type A sorting domain-containing protein has translation MKTIYFLLSLGIFFISNKLTAQQTTYIPDDNFEQALIDLGYDNILDNYVAKNNIITITDLDIRFKDISDLTGIESFTGLLFLNCTFNNLNNLDLSNNILLKELHCGANSIRSLDLSNNTALTYLDCGFNKLDVLDLRTNKALTGLYCDYNNLVSLDVKNGNNTNFIYFDASNNSRLTCIEVDNATYSRTNWLNKDSTSNYCDGGDAGVSTELTYVPDNNFEKALIALGHDDVLDDYVPTNNISGVTVLDVSDRGIEDLTGIASFSDLTTLDCGKNNLTNLDLSGNTSLAWLNCAGNNLGSLDLGNNISLFYLNTASNSLSSLDVSNNLLLIRLFCNYNNLLSLDVKNGNNTNFTAFNATNNPDLACIEVDDVAYSNSNWSNKDAASSYSTDCGGGDGGGSEELTYVPDNNFEKALIALGYDDVLDDYVPTGNISGVTVLDVSDRSIEDLTGIASFSALTTLDCRKNNLTNLDLGGNTSLAWLNCSRNNLGSLDLGNNISLFYLNTASNSLSSLDVSNNLLLIRLFCNYNNLLSLDVKNGNNTNFTAFNATNNPDLACIEVDDVAYSNSNWSNKDAASSYSTDCGGGDAGGSEELTYVPDNNFEKALIALGYDDVLDDYVPTGNISGVTVLDVSDRSIEDLTGIASFSALTTLDCRKNNLTNLDLGGNTSLAWLNCSRNNLGSLDLGNNISLFYLNTASNSLSSLDVSNNLLLIRLFCNYNNLLSLDVKNGNNTNFTAFNATNNPGLACIEVDDVAYSNSNWSNKDASSSYSTDCGTSVIAKSSNSKKANYNNSLSIEQSEINNFRLYPNPVKDVLNIYLAKGFKINQVYIYNAYGQRVLSATTNRIDVNGLSGGIYLVEIETTQGKSTKKIIIE, from the coding sequence ATGAAAACTATTTACTTCCTATTATCCCTAGGCATATTTTTTATAAGTAACAAACTTACAGCTCAACAAACTACATATATCCCAGATGACAATTTCGAGCAGGCGCTTATCGACTTAGGTTATGACAATATTTTGGATAATTATGTAGCAAAAAATAATATTATTACTATTACTGACTTAGATATTAGATTTAAGGATATTTCTGATTTAACAGGTATAGAATCTTTTACTGGGTTACTATTTTTAAACTGCACTTTTAATAACCTAAACAATTTAGACCTAAGCAACAATATTTTATTAAAAGAGTTGCATTGTGGCGCTAATAGTATTAGAAGTTTGGATTTAAGCAACAATACCGCCCTCACATATTTAGATTGTGGTTTTAATAAACTAGATGTGTTAGACCTTCGGACCAATAAAGCCTTAACTGGATTATACTGTGATTACAACAACCTAGTTAGTTTGGATGTTAAAAATGGTAATAACACAAATTTTATATATTTTGATGCAAGCAACAATTCTAGATTAACCTGTATAGAGGTTGATAATGCAACTTACAGTCGCACAAATTGGCTTAATAAAGATTCGACCTCAAATTATTGCGATGGCGGAGATGCTGGTGTATCTACAGAACTTACCTATGTCCCTGACAATAATTTTGAGAAGGCCCTAATAGCATTGGGTCATGATGATGTTTTAGACGATTATGTACCTACAAACAATATCAGTGGTGTTACGGTTCTAGACGTTTCTGATAGAGGTATAGAGGATTTAACAGGTATAGCATCTTTTTCAGATTTGACAACTTTAGATTGTGGAAAGAACAACTTGACCAATTTGGATCTGAGTGGCAATACATCATTGGCATGGCTAAATTGTGCGGGAAACAATTTGGGCAGCTTGGATCTGGGCAACAATATATCCTTGTTCTATTTAAACACTGCCTCTAACAGCCTTAGCAGTTTGGATGTAAGTAACAATCTACTCTTGATAAGGCTATTCTGTAATTACAACAACTTGCTCAGTTTGGATGTTAAAAATGGCAACAACACAAATTTTACGGCCTTTAATGCGACAAACAATCCGGATTTAGCATGTATAGAGGTTGATGATGTGGCCTATAGTAACTCGAACTGGTCCAATAAAGATGCTGCTTCAAGTTACAGTACTGATTGTGGTGGTGGAGATGGTGGTGGATCTGAAGAGCTTACCTATGTTCCTGACAATAATTTTGAGAAGGCTCTAATAGCATTGGGTTATGATGATGTATTGGACGATTATGTACCTACAGGCAATATCAGTGGTGTTACGGTCTTAGATGTTTCTGATAGAAGTATTGAGGATTTAACAGGTATAGCATCTTTTTCAGCTTTGACAACTTTAGATTGTAGAAAGAACAACTTGACCAATTTGGATCTGGGCGGCAATACATCATTGGCATGGTTAAATTGCTCGAGAAACAATCTGGGCAGCTTGGATCTGGGCAACAATATATCCTTGTTCTATTTAAACACTGCCTCTAACAGCCTTAGCAGTTTGGATGTAAGTAACAATCTACTCTTGATAAGGCTATTCTGTAATTACAACAACTTGCTCAGTTTGGATGTTAAAAATGGCAACAACACAAATTTTACGGCCTTTAATGCGACAAACAATCCGGATTTAGCATGTATAGAGGTTGATGATGTGGCCTATAGTAACTCGAACTGGTCCAATAAAGATGCTGCTTCAAGTTACAGTACTGATTGTGGTGGTGGAGATGCTGGTGGATCTGAAGAGCTTACCTATGTTCCTGACAATAATTTTGAGAAGGCTCTAATAGCATTGGGTTATGATGATGTATTGGACGATTATGTACCTACAGGCAATATCAGTGGTGTTACGGTCTTAGATGTTTCTGATAGAAGTATTGAGGATTTAACAGGTATAGCATCTTTTTCAGCTTTGACAACTTTAGATTGTAGAAAGAACAACTTGACCAATTTGGATCTGGGCGGCAATACATCATTGGCATGGTTAAATTGCTCGAGAAACAATCTGGGCAGTTTGGATCTGGGCAACAATATATCCTTGTTCTATTTAAACACTGCCTCTAACAGCCTTAGCAGTTTGGATGTAAGTAACAATCTACTTTTGATAAGGCTATTCTGTAATTACAACAACTTGCTCAGTTTGGATGTTAAAAATGGCAACAATACAAATTTTACGGCCTTTAACGCGACAAATAATCCAGGTTTAGCATGTATAGAGGTTGATGATGTGGCCTATAGTAACTCGAACTGGTCCAATAAAGATGCATCTTCAAGTTACAGTACTGATTGTGGTACATCTGTAATAGCAAAATCTTCTAACTCTAAAAAAGCAAACTATAATAACTCTTTAAGTATAGAACAATCAGAAATAAATAATTTCAGATTATATCCAAACCCAGTAAAAGACGTTTTGAATATATATTTAGCAAAAGGATTTAAAATAAACCAGGTTTATATTTATAATGCCTATGGCCAGCGAGTCCTTTCGGCTACTACAAATAGAATAGACGTAAATGGACTTAGTGGTGGTATTTATTTAGTAGAAATTGAAACCACACAAGGGAAATCTACTAAAAAAATAATTATAGAATAG
- a CDS encoding right-handed parallel beta-helix repeat-containing protein, which produces MLKKRNIIVILIAMLILPSYSLFADAINEIDDLFLEIKNSGGLQDHVFKFDPKRWGIVEGKVSDAVALENRIILNRVITLAKENGVTVFEIDEMDAYFEVSSPGNKHREENTILIPSNFHFKMGKGCNLRVQPTHIERSALLSSRGTENVIISGGKLWGDRYTHDYKTITSRHGWGHVMMIRGVHDGIIDGVEMHEGAGDGIHIAGLEHRNNDGSLKPHGRESKNVTLKNCLINDNRRNNISMVDGTDIYIEYNTIKNSGSGDNSSVVSSNGTSPRAGIDIEAFKGNPSDNNSVWDWEKTENIHIRHNVFEQNYAVDVALYNGENAFVYENTFRSNRGISAAYSYNNKIYNNRFERPEGLMSGSAAIKLEPRYWANGTHRIKDFEVNNNTFTGYQFAIVAGGQGHQFKNNVMTNCQRGVILIDSKDLVFDNNSISSNVEKSYGYYTFSSENLIYDSIIQNEKINVQGNSLQFTNNNLTSNGTILIDNVDFIGENGVGKIRFTNSKNITVKNSKFSAIKIENCVVELSNNN; this is translated from the coding sequence ATGCTTAAAAAAAGAAACATCATTGTAATATTAATCGCTATGCTAATATTACCAAGTTATAGCTTATTTGCCGACGCAATAAATGAAATTGATGATTTATTTTTAGAAATAAAAAACTCTGGCGGTTTACAAGATCATGTTTTTAAGTTTGACCCTAAACGTTGGGGGATTGTTGAGGGTAAAGTATCTGATGCGGTGGCATTAGAAAATAGAATCATTCTTAATAGAGTAATTACATTAGCGAAAGAAAACGGTGTAACTGTATTTGAAATTGATGAGATGGATGCTTATTTTGAAGTATCCTCCCCAGGAAATAAGCATAGAGAAGAAAACACAATACTTATCCCATCGAATTTTCATTTCAAAATGGGAAAGGGTTGTAACTTAAGAGTGCAACCAACTCATATTGAAAGATCAGCATTGCTTAGTAGTAGAGGAACCGAAAATGTAATCATTTCGGGCGGAAAGCTATGGGGCGATAGATATACCCATGATTATAAAACAATAACAAGTAGACACGGTTGGGGTCATGTCATGATGATTAGAGGTGTTCACGATGGTATTATTGATGGTGTAGAGATGCATGAAGGAGCTGGTGATGGAATTCATATAGCAGGATTAGAACATAGAAACAATGATGGTTCATTAAAACCACATGGAAGAGAGTCAAAGAATGTTACTTTGAAAAATTGTTTAATAAATGACAATCGTAGAAACAATATTAGTATGGTTGATGGTACAGATATATATATTGAATATAATACCATTAAAAATTCGGGTAGTGGTGATAATAGCTCTGTAGTTAGTTCGAATGGCACGTCTCCAAGAGCAGGAATAGATATTGAGGCTTTTAAAGGGAACCCTTCGGACAACAATTCTGTATGGGATTGGGAGAAAACGGAAAATATACATATACGCCACAATGTTTTTGAACAAAATTACGCTGTTGATGTTGCCCTATATAATGGTGAAAATGCTTTTGTTTATGAAAATACATTTAGAAGCAATAGAGGTATCAGTGCAGCATATAGCTATAATAATAAAATATATAACAATCGATTTGAAAGACCGGAAGGTTTAATGTCTGGTTCAGCAGCGATAAAATTAGAACCTCGTTATTGGGCAAATGGAACACACAGAATTAAAGATTTTGAAGTAAATAATAACACATTTACTGGATATCAATTTGCCATTGTAGCAGGAGGCCAGGGCCATCAATTTAAAAACAATGTAATGACTAATTGTCAAAGAGGTGTTATCTTAATAGACTCTAAAGACCTTGTGTTTGACAATAATAGTATTTCAAGTAATGTGGAAAAATCATATGGTTATTATACATTTTCATCTGAAAATTTAATATATGATTCAATAATCCAGAACGAAAAAATCAATGTACAAGGTAATTCGCTACAATTTACAAACAATAACCTAACAAGCAATGGGACGATTCTTATTGACAATGTAGATTTTATTGGTGAAAATGGTGTTGGAAAGATCAGATTCACTAATTCAAAAAACATAACAGTTAAAAACAGTAAATTTAGTGCTATTAAGATTGAAAATTGTGTAGTTGAACTGAGCAATAATAATTAA
- the tnpA gene encoding IS200/IS605 family transposase, whose translation MSQNSKYIHKSHNVTVLLYHFVSIAKYRRVVITDSVDKVIVEICDDIEKRYKVNFSGIGTDKNHVHFLIQSVPSYSITKIVTMIKSIVAREVFKRCPEVKKQLWGGEFWGKGYFVNTVGQHGTEKLTANYVKEQGIEKDYKSLKKNNQLK comes from the coding sequence ATGTCACAGAATAGTAAATATATCCATAAAAGTCATAATGTTACAGTTTTACTGTATCATTTTGTAAGTATTGCAAAATATCGTAGGGTAGTTATAACAGATTCAGTCGATAAAGTTATAGTTGAAATTTGTGATGATATTGAAAAGCGTTATAAAGTTAATTTTTCAGGAATAGGAACAGATAAAAACCACGTTCATTTTTTAATTCAAAGTGTTCCTTCTTATAGTATCACAAAAATAGTTACTATGATAAAAAGTATTGTAGCAAGAGAAGTTTTCAAGCGTTGTCCAGAAGTAAAAAAGCAATTGTGGGGAGGAGAATTTTGGGGTAAAGGTTATTTTGTAAATACGGTTGGTCAACATGGGACTGAAAAATTGACAGCAAATTATGTCAAGGAACAAGGTATTGAAAAGGATTATAAAAGTTTGAAAAAGAATAATCAATTGAAATAA
- a CDS encoding phage tail spike protein, with product MNNSVLKQFEIISYEDENGLVLPNATLKPEIGDKYVLHDIIMPQIYIDNTEAELLVKATEYINLNSKPNVIYSILPHHPYLRENLIQLNVGDLVTVKDDDFEIEYQTRILNITQSLSNPYIYSIKVGDKLTVNYITKVLGGLGELDDNITVERYDRTVHYNRIRRNLRNIDELRDSVFDPDGYFISIDYSFSNFYNPFQYLVP from the coding sequence TTGAATAATAGTGTTTTAAAACAGTTCGAGATTATATCCTATGAAGATGAGAACGGATTGGTACTGCCAAACGCAACGCTTAAACCCGAAATTGGAGATAAATATGTGCTGCACGATATTATTATGCCTCAAATTTACATAGATAATACAGAGGCTGAATTACTCGTCAAAGCGACAGAATATATTAATTTAAACAGTAAACCTAATGTTATTTATTCCATATTGCCGCACCACCCATATTTAAGAGAAAATCTTATTCAATTAAACGTAGGGGATTTGGTGACCGTGAAGGATGATGATTTTGAAATTGAATATCAAACGAGGATATTAAATATTACCCAAAGTCTGTCAAATCCTTATATATATTCGATTAAGGTGGGCGATAAATTAACAGTGAATTATATTACAAAAGTTTTAGGAGGCCTAGGCGAATTAGATGATAATATAACTGTTGAAAGGTATGATAGGACGGTTCATTATAACAGGATTCGTAGGAATTTAAGAAACATAGACGAGCTCCGGGATTCTGTATTTGACCCTGATGGGTATTTTATTTCAATTGATTATTCTTTTTCAAACTTTTATAATCCTTTTCAATACCTTGTTCCTTGA
- a CDS encoding phage tail protein, with product MVNLNRLAGGSFYHLGTVPATDVKNINFSNSSCLLVLQQISSEFGKEFQFSTDGTTIDFVDKIEVDTGLMFEFKQGLRNIERQKISDKSLVTRLYMLLGESETLQMIMAVKD from the coding sequence GTGGTAAATCTTAATAGGCTTGCAGGGGGATCTTTTTACCACTTAGGAACCGTGCCCGCAACGGATGTTAAAAACATAAACTTTTCTAATTCCAGTTGCTTGTTGGTGTTGCAGCAGATATCAAGTGAATTCGGTAAAGAGTTTCAGTTCTCAACCGATGGAACTACAATTGATTTTGTGGACAAAATTGAAGTAGACACAGGCCTTATGTTTGAATTCAAACAAGGCTTAAGAAATATAGAGCGCCAAAAAATATCAGACAAAAGTTTGGTGACACGGCTGTATATGCTTTTGGGGGAGAGCGAAACATTACAAATGATTATGGCAGTAAAAGATTGA
- a CDS encoding ISAs1 family transposase → MLEVVSIDGKTIRGASTKSDLTSVSPHIITALASEQGLCLGQIKTDDKSNGITAIPELLNTISIENRTITIDAMGCQTEIVETARSNRANYMIAVKGNQGQLYQAIKDTVLLEKPAGTHIQDDCGHDRVEKRTCYVYTDLSHLEDGQRWKDLKTFIAIQKEVFYKATQKTTYETRYYISNLHISASQTNTMIRQHWAIENKLHWVLDVVFEEDYARKRTGNSAENFNLILKMALLLVNKEKTFKKSKNNKRLKALLDREYREKLMFF, encoded by the coding sequence TTGTTGGAAGTTGTAAGTATAGACGGCAAGACCATAAGGGGCGCATCAACAAAGAGTGATTTGACCTCTGTTTCCCCTCATATTATAACCGCTTTGGCAAGTGAACAGGGTTTATGCTTAGGCCAGATAAAGACCGATGATAAATCTAATGGGATTACGGCAATTCCAGAACTGCTGAACACTATTTCCATAGAAAACCGTACCATAACCATAGATGCCATGGGCTGTCAAACAGAAATCGTAGAAACGGCACGAAGCAACCGGGCAAATTATATGATAGCCGTAAAAGGGAACCAAGGACAATTGTACCAAGCCATTAAAGACACCGTTTTATTAGAGAAACCAGCAGGTACTCACATCCAGGATGATTGTGGGCATGACCGTGTAGAAAAACGAACCTGTTATGTCTATACTGATTTAAGCCATTTAGAAGATGGGCAACGTTGGAAAGATTTAAAAACGTTCATTGCCATACAGAAAGAGGTTTTTTATAAGGCCACTCAAAAAACAACATATGAAACCCGTTATTATATATCAAACCTCCATATCAGCGCATCACAGACCAACACAATGATAAGGCAGCACTGGGCTATAGAAAATAAGCTCCATTGGGTACTCGATGTAGTCTTTGAAGAAGATTATGCTAGAAAAAGAACTGGGAATTCTGCCGAGAACTTTAATCTTATTCTGAAAATGGCACTATTGTTAGTCAATAAAGAAAAAACCTTTAAGAAAAGTAAAAACAACAAAAGACTCAAAGCCTTGCTTGATAGAGAGTACCGAGAAAAATTAATGTTTTTTTAA
- a CDS encoding transposase family protein, protein MSDLPDHKFNTTFLSKYFSNLQDLRRTDKGNLRHHLSDILLLTLSAVLSRCQEWDEILLFGDQELDWLKKHGNFENGIPSKDTLRRFFAALDPESFQSCFV, encoded by the coding sequence ATGTCAGACTTACCAGATCATAAATTTAACACTACTTTTCTTTCTAAATATTTTTCTAATCTTCAAGACCTACGCAGAACGGACAAAGGCAATTTGAGGCACCACTTATCAGATATATTATTATTAACACTTTCAGCCGTACTTAGCCGCTGTCAAGAATGGGATGAGATCCTTCTATTTGGAGACCAGGAGCTTGATTGGTTAAAAAAGCATGGGAACTTTGAGAACGGGATTCCCTCCAAGGATACTTTACGGCGGTTTTTTGCGGCATTGGACCCTGAAAGTTTTCAATCCTGTTTTGTGTAA
- a CDS encoding glycosyltransferase: MKNITFLINTLSAAGGTQRVLTSLVNLLVKKYNITIIVLDDKEPFFEINSEIEIKTILTKKLIKTFWLIDFNKRIYQELKNNSCDYYISLDSNSVLLQSLFIPRKTKLIVWEHFSLSKNFNKILFRLSRFYASIRTYKFVLLSEQEVIDWSNLYSIPSRKLTLIYNPITIDEELNFLDVDLYDNKKVLAIGNNIHVKGFDYLIHAWSLLDKNDWTLEIVGLSEKEQIKLNKIIDNYDIKNDIIINGRISNIKEKYLKSSIYCLCSRMEATPLVLIESQYIGLPAIVFDNCEGPLELLDNSGLIVEFDDVSKYSVALKKLIDSKSLYEELSKNAKKNSIKFNSNTFYKKWCEVLS; the protein is encoded by the coding sequence ATGAAAAATATAACTTTTTTGATAAACACTTTATCTGCAGCAGGTGGCACGCAAAGGGTATTAACCTCGTTAGTGAATCTTCTTGTAAAAAAATATAATATTACTATTATAGTACTTGATGATAAAGAGCCTTTTTTTGAGATAAATTCAGAAATTGAAATTAAAACAATTTTAACCAAAAAATTAATAAAAACTTTTTGGCTTATAGATTTTAATAAACGAATATATCAAGAACTTAAAAATAATTCATGTGATTATTATATTAGTTTAGATTCTAATTCTGTGTTGCTGCAAAGTCTTTTTATACCTAGAAAAACTAAATTAATTGTTTGGGAACATTTTTCGCTTTCAAAAAATTTCAATAAGATTTTATTCAGGTTATCTAGATTTTATGCATCCATAAGGACTTATAAATTTGTTTTATTGTCCGAGCAAGAAGTAATAGACTGGAGCAATCTATATAGCATTCCATCAAGAAAATTAACCTTAATTTACAACCCCATTACAATTGATGAAGAATTAAATTTTTTGGATGTAGATTTGTACGATAATAAAAAAGTTCTTGCTATAGGAAATAATATTCATGTTAAGGGATTTGATTATTTAATTCACGCTTGGAGTTTATTGGATAAAAATGATTGGACTTTAGAGATTGTTGGATTATCTGAAAAAGAGCAAATAAAACTCAATAAGATTATTGATAACTATGACATTAAAAATGACATTATTATTAATGGTAGAATTTCTAATATTAAAGAAAAATATTTAAAATCTTCTATTTATTGTTTATGTTCTCGAATGGAGGCCACACCTCTAGTTTTAATTGAAAGCCAGTATATTGGATTACCTGCTATTGTTTTTGATAATTGTGAGGGGCCTTTAGAATTACTAGATAATTCTGGCTTAATAGTTGAGTTTGATGATGTAAGTAAATATTCAGTAGCTTTAAAAAAATTAATAGATTCAAAATCGTTGTATGAAGAACTGTCCAAAAATGCCAAAAAAAATTCAATAAAATTCAATAGTAACACTTTTTACAAAAAATGGTGCGAGGTATTATCCTAA